Proteins encoded in a region of the Agromyces protaetiae genome:
- a CDS encoding fasciclin domain-containing protein, translating into MRSFRTRSTRTALAAFSITAIAALGLAGCSMGDSSTESDEPAMSEEATPSEEAMEMDPAADLVGAGCAAYAEEVPDGPGSVAGMSQDPVAVAASNNPMLTTLVAAVSGQLNPEVDLVDTLNGDEFTVFAPVDDAFAKIDPAVIESLKTDTATLSSVLTYHVVPGQLSPDEVVGTQTTVQGGTVEVTGSGDTLMVNDATVVCGGVKTANATVYLIDTVLMPAM; encoded by the coding sequence ATGCGATCGTTCCGCACCCGCAGCACACGTACCGCCCTCGCCGCATTCTCGATCACCGCGATCGCCGCACTCGGCCTCGCCGGCTGCAGCATGGGCGACTCGTCCACCGAGAGCGACGAGCCCGCGATGAGCGAGGAGGCCACGCCCAGCGAAGAGGCCATGGAGATGGACCCCGCAGCCGACCTCGTCGGCGCCGGCTGTGCGGCGTACGCCGAGGAGGTCCCGGACGGGCCCGGCTCGGTGGCCGGCATGTCCCAGGACCCCGTCGCGGTCGCCGCGTCGAACAACCCGATGCTGACGACGCTCGTCGCGGCGGTCTCGGGCCAGCTGAACCCCGAGGTCGACCTGGTCGACACGCTCAACGGCGACGAGTTCACGGTGTTCGCCCCGGTCGACGACGCGTTCGCGAAGATCGACCCGGCCGTGATTGAGTCGTTGAAGACCGACACCGCGACGCTGAGCTCGGTCCTCACCTACCACGTCGTGCCCGGTCAGCTCTCGCCCGATGAGGTCGTGGGGACGCAGACCACGGTCCAGGGCGGCACGGTCGAGGTGACCGGATCCGGCGACACCCTCATGGTCAATGACGCGACGGTCGTCTGCGGCGGGGTCAAGACCGCCAACGCGACCGTCTACCTCATCGACACGGTGCTGATGCCCGCGATGTGA
- the sigK gene encoding ECF RNA polymerase sigma factor SigK: protein MVDRGNQDPDSRPRTLEQLLVATASGDRGAFSLLYDQTAPRVFGLVRRLLVDAAQAEEVTQDVFLEIWQTATRFDPERGNAVAWLLTLAHRRAVDRVRSAQASRERDLKAGARDLAVPVDDVAEAAEVRIEHERVNAAFGDLSEAQRECIALAYYGGCTQSEIAAKLQVPLGTVKTRLRDGMIRLREVLGVTT, encoded by the coding sequence GTGGTGGACCGCGGGAACCAAGACCCAGACTCCCGCCCTCGGACCCTCGAACAGCTGCTCGTGGCGACCGCGAGCGGCGACCGAGGCGCGTTCTCCCTGCTCTACGACCAGACCGCACCGCGCGTGTTCGGGCTCGTACGCCGGCTCCTCGTCGACGCCGCGCAGGCTGAGGAGGTGACGCAAGACGTGTTCCTCGAGATCTGGCAGACCGCCACACGATTCGACCCCGAGCGCGGCAACGCCGTCGCCTGGCTGCTCACGCTCGCGCACCGTCGCGCCGTCGACCGGGTGCGCTCGGCGCAGGCGTCCCGCGAACGTGATCTCAAGGCCGGCGCCCGCGACCTCGCCGTCCCCGTCGACGACGTCGCCGAGGCGGCCGAGGTGCGCATCGAGCACGAGCGCGTGAACGCCGCCTTCGGCGATCTCAGCGAAGCGCAGCGCGAGTGCATCGCCCTGGCGTACTACGGCGGCTGCACGCAGTCCGAGATCGCAGCGAAACTGCAGGTTCCGCTCGGTACGGTGAAGACGCGGCTGCGAGATGGCATGATTCGGCTGCGCGAGGTGCTGGGGGTGACGACATGA
- a CDS encoding anti-sigma factor, whose amino-acid sequence MSRADDSERSSRVDPDLLALAPGYALDALDEFERARFERALATSPELQAEVAAFGAAAAGLAEAVPAEEPPPSVKAGLFARLDDVEQERRATAAGAAAAGAAAHAAADGAAHGGGTLDDGAADGGVVDELAARRARRRLAIAISSAAAVALVLAGVVFGVNWPGPNGWGAQRELAQLAEASDTQTATIETADGGEVTLVWSEEQGRSAIRAAGLPDVGGDRTYELWYIDDAGAVPAGTFDVRGDADAWRILEGDFDPGVVVGITVEPAGGSEQPTSEPIAVLQT is encoded by the coding sequence ATGAGCCGGGCGGATGACTCGGAGCGGTCGTCACGCGTCGACCCCGACCTCCTCGCGCTCGCGCCGGGCTACGCCCTCGACGCCCTCGACGAGTTCGAGCGGGCGCGTTTCGAGCGGGCGCTCGCGACGTCGCCCGAGCTGCAGGCCGAGGTCGCGGCGTTCGGTGCCGCGGCGGCCGGCCTCGCCGAAGCGGTGCCCGCGGAGGAGCCTCCGCCGAGCGTGAAGGCCGGCCTGTTCGCCCGGCTCGACGACGTCGAGCAGGAACGACGGGCGACCGCGGCCGGCGCGGCGGCGGCCGGCGCGGCGGCGCACGCGGCGGCTGACGGGGCGGCGCACGGTGGCGGCACGCTCGACGACGGCGCGGCCGACGGCGGCGTGGTCGACGAGCTCGCGGCGCGCCGTGCACGCCGACGGCTCGCGATCGCGATCTCGTCCGCAGCGGCCGTCGCCCTGGTGCTCGCGGGCGTCGTGTTCGGGGTGAACTGGCCCGGGCCCAACGGCTGGGGCGCGCAGCGCGAGCTCGCGCAGCTGGCCGAGGCATCCGACACCCAGACCGCGACGATCGAGACGGCCGACGGCGGCGAGGTGACCCTCGTCTGGTCGGAGGAGCAGGGGCGGAGCGCGATCCGCGCGGCGGGCCTGCCCGACGTGGGCGGCGACCGCACCTACGAGCTCTGGTACATCGACGACGCCGGCGCCGTGCCGGCCGGCACGTTCGACGTGCGCGGCGACGCGGACGCGTGGCGCATCCTCGAGGGCGACTTCGACCCCGGGGTCGTCGTGGGTATCACGGTCGAGCCGGCCGGCGGGTCCGAGCAGCCGACCAGCGAGCCGATCGCGGTCCTGCAGACCTGA
- a CDS encoding antibiotic biosynthesis monooxygenase, translated as MSTEPITVSIRREVDPSRISEATVWVQTGVNLANKYPGFLGSGWVRAGEDSTVWHMLYRFATEDTLEAWERSSERTWWLSMGEGFVRSERSRRRTGIEGWFDEPPTGSTPTTDASAASATAVPAAPPRWKQAVTIWLGFFPVNLAFTYLMTPVPGWGELPLWLRVLLTTAVLTPVMAYWVLPLVTRALRRWLTPGR; from the coding sequence ATGTCCACCGAACCCATCACCGTATCCATCCGCCGCGAGGTCGACCCGTCGCGCATCTCCGAGGCGACCGTCTGGGTGCAGACGGGCGTGAACCTCGCGAACAAGTACCCGGGGTTCCTCGGTTCCGGCTGGGTCCGCGCCGGGGAGGACTCCACGGTCTGGCACATGCTCTACCGGTTCGCGACCGAGGACACCCTCGAGGCCTGGGAGCGTTCGTCGGAACGCACCTGGTGGCTCTCGATGGGTGAGGGCTTCGTGCGCTCCGAGCGCAGCAGACGGCGCACGGGCATCGAGGGCTGGTTCGATGAGCCGCCCACGGGTTCGACTCCCACGACGGATGCCTCGGCTGCGAGTGCGACGGCCGTTCCCGCGGCCCCGCCGCGGTGGAAGCAGGCGGTGACGATCTGGCTCGGGTTCTTCCCGGTGAACCTCGCGTTCACGTACCTGATGACGCCCGTGCCGGGCTGGGGCGAGCTGCCGCTGTGGCTGCGCGTGCTCCTGACGACCGCCGTGCTCACGCCGGTCATGGCGTACTGGGTGCTGCCCCTCGTGACCAGGGCGCTGCGCAGATGGCTGACGCCGGGGCGCTGA
- a CDS encoding glycosyltransferase family 4 protein, which yields MADAGALSTPAGSRPPAGVPPLGPRRLAITWSIPDGFGGMTSAMLHRSRALVAATGGTVDLLTFDPRSGYDEIRQRLTDRGELTDGVRLRNLYEELAELGGGGPSVEVREIRDRSGDLARVEHRRADGSLAVLDERTAVAGGRRRLTAFDTSGTRVGQWPGAWACYTAWIDRLVGDTPAVAVVDSKTMAPFVAGLRRPNLATVHVVHASHLEGRARPYAPLRRSRATALARMERFDAVVFLTERQRGDTVQLLGDPGNLAVIPNGRALPAYADGHGARGGGVVVAGLTARKRVGDAIEIAAMAGAGGAGGSPVSLTIVGDGPDRERLERLAADQPCEVAFTGHRPDGAEAFAEASWMLLTSRSEGSPLVLAEAMARGCVPIAYDVPYGPADLIEDGVNGFLVADGDRDAAAAAITRLVRATPAECAAMREAARRTAERFDDAVVTGAWLAIEREALDRAGVPAREVDAHVGRVRLRLRRGTLRLSAQVSGVARGSGVTVSFRATRTTRVVRRRLRVGRDGRLSVRLDPAATALLAAPRRALDVSVLLGEGRATVDLPPTRLHPDRRSLPRRLRDRLAR from the coding sequence ATGGCTGACGCCGGGGCGCTGAGCACGCCGGCGGGCAGCCGGCCGCCCGCCGGCGTGCCGCCGCTCGGGCCGCGGCGTCTGGCAATCACCTGGTCGATTCCGGACGGGTTCGGCGGGATGACCTCCGCGATGCTGCACCGCTCACGCGCGCTCGTGGCGGCCACCGGGGGCACGGTCGACCTGCTGACGTTCGATCCGCGCAGCGGGTACGACGAGATCCGGCAGCGCCTCACGGACCGGGGTGAGCTGACCGACGGTGTGCGGCTCAGAAATCTGTACGAGGAGCTGGCGGAACTCGGCGGGGGCGGGCCGTCGGTCGAGGTCCGCGAGATCCGCGACCGGTCCGGCGACCTCGCCCGCGTCGAGCATCGGCGCGCCGACGGCTCGCTCGCGGTGCTCGACGAGCGCACGGCGGTCGCGGGCGGGCGCAGGCGGCTGACCGCGTTCGACACGAGCGGGACCCGAGTCGGGCAGTGGCCCGGGGCGTGGGCCTGCTACACCGCGTGGATCGACCGGCTCGTCGGCGACACACCCGCCGTCGCCGTCGTCGACAGCAAGACCATGGCGCCGTTCGTCGCGGGCCTTCGCCGCCCGAACCTCGCGACGGTGCACGTCGTGCACGCCTCGCACCTCGAGGGCCGAGCGCGGCCGTACGCGCCGCTGCGCCGGTCGCGCGCGACCGCCCTCGCTCGCATGGAGCGGTTCGACGCCGTGGTGTTCCTCACGGAACGTCAGCGCGGGGACACGGTGCAGCTGCTCGGCGACCCGGGCAATCTCGCGGTGATCCCGAACGGCCGCGCGCTGCCCGCGTACGCCGACGGCCACGGCGCGCGCGGCGGCGGGGTCGTGGTCGCGGGGCTGACCGCACGCAAGCGGGTGGGCGATGCGATCGAGATCGCCGCGATGGCCGGCGCGGGCGGCGCCGGTGGCTCGCCGGTCTCGCTGACGATCGTCGGCGACGGGCCCGACCGTGAACGACTCGAACGACTCGCCGCGGACCAGCCGTGCGAGGTCGCGTTCACCGGGCATCGGCCCGACGGGGCCGAGGCGTTCGCCGAGGCATCCTGGATGCTCCTCACGAGCCGCAGCGAGGGATCGCCGCTCGTCCTCGCCGAGGCGATGGCGCGCGGCTGCGTGCCCATCGCCTACGACGTGCCCTACGGGCCCGCCGACCTGATCGAAGACGGCGTGAACGGATTCCTCGTGGCCGACGGCGACCGCGACGCGGCTGCCGCGGCGATCACCCGGCTGGTTCGCGCGACGCCCGCCGAGTGCGCCGCCATGCGCGAGGCCGCGCGGCGCACCGCGGAGCGGTTCGACGACGCGGTGGTGACCGGGGCCTGGCTCGCGATCGAGCGCGAGGCGCTCGACCGGGCCGGGGTGCCGGCGCGGGAGGTCGACGCCCACGTCGGACGTGTCAGGCTGCGGCTGCGGCGCGGCACGTTGCGGCTGAGCGCGCAGGTCTCGGGTGTCGCACGCGGCAGCGGCGTGACCGTGTCGTTCCGCGCGACTCGAACGACACGCGTGGTCCGGCGCCGGCTTCGGGTCGGGCGGGACGGCCGGCTGAGCGTGCGACTGGACCCGGCGGCGACGGCGCTCCTCGCAGCCCCTCGGCGCGCGCTCGACGTGAGCGTCCTCCTCGGCGAGGGTCGCGCGACCGTCGACCTTCCGCCGACGCGCCTGCACCCGGACCGCCGCAGCCTCCCGCGTCGCCTGCGCGACCGCCTCGCCCGCTGA
- a CDS encoding sensor histidine kinase translates to MTSRSASAVGGRSPAGDRPAGRRAWTNPLDLAIAGVVAAWATIEALLIPSTAPATQLAFALTISLPLAVRRRLPITVMLIVAAALIVHASFAGPDATFNPFPSLLIATFTVGERVAPWWLAALVGVVPIAAMLTANALGYFGAGVDAAGTVLLVFFVGATWAGGRIVRHRAQAVDEARRSSAQLAQDAVATERERIARELHDIVAHALSIIALQAAAAQRFLPKDLERAGEHLELTRRTAQQALGEMRNLLGVLREEPALYHPQPGIAQLPELVAETEAFGHPCSLEVDASLEGDPSRDGLSDGHALAVYRVVQESLTNVRRHAPGADVAVTVRRRGSTVEAVVENGRPRPEASAHEPLAGSGQGLPGMAERARVYGGTLDAGPRPEGGWLVRLSMPLEAGA, encoded by the coding sequence GTGACGTCACGGTCCGCTTCAGCTGTCGGAGGCCGATCCCCGGCCGGAGACCGGCCCGCCGGTCGGCGCGCGTGGACCAATCCGCTCGACCTCGCCATCGCGGGCGTGGTCGCCGCGTGGGCCACGATCGAGGCCCTCCTCATCCCGTCGACCGCGCCGGCCACGCAGCTCGCGTTCGCCCTGACGATCTCGCTGCCCCTCGCGGTGCGGCGGCGGTTGCCGATCACGGTGATGCTGATCGTCGCAGCCGCGCTCATCGTGCACGCGAGCTTCGCCGGCCCGGATGCGACATTCAATCCGTTCCCGAGCCTGCTGATCGCGACCTTCACCGTCGGTGAGCGCGTCGCCCCGTGGTGGCTCGCGGCGCTGGTCGGCGTGGTGCCGATCGCGGCCATGCTCACCGCGAACGCACTCGGCTACTTCGGTGCGGGTGTCGACGCCGCCGGAACCGTGCTGCTCGTCTTCTTCGTCGGCGCGACATGGGCCGGAGGGCGCATCGTCAGACACCGCGCCCAGGCGGTGGACGAGGCCCGGCGAAGCTCGGCGCAGCTCGCACAGGACGCCGTCGCGACCGAACGCGAACGCATCGCACGGGAGCTGCACGACATCGTGGCGCACGCGCTCTCGATCATCGCACTGCAGGCCGCCGCGGCACAGCGGTTCCTGCCGAAGGATCTCGAACGGGCCGGCGAGCACCTCGAGCTCACCCGGCGTACCGCACAACAGGCCCTGGGCGAGATGCGGAACCTGCTCGGCGTGCTCCGCGAGGAACCCGCGCTCTACCACCCCCAGCCCGGGATCGCGCAGCTGCCCGAGCTCGTCGCCGAGACCGAGGCGTTCGGCCACCCATGCTCCCTGGAGGTCGACGCCTCGCTCGAGGGCGACCCCTCGCGCGACGGGCTCAGCGACGGCCACGCACTCGCGGTCTACCGGGTCGTGCAGGAGTCGCTCACGAACGTGCGCAGACACGCGCCCGGCGCCGATGTCGCGGTCACGGTCCGTCGCCGCGGCAGCACCGTCGAAGCCGTCGTCGAGAACGGTCGGCCTCGCCCCGAGGCATCCGCTCATGAACCACTCGCCGGAAGCGGCCAGGGCCTGCCCGGCATGGCCGAGCGCGCGCGCGTCTACGGCGGCACGCTCGACGCGGGGCCGCGACCCGAAGGAGGCTGGCTCGTGCGACTCTCGATGCCGCTGGAGGCCGGCGCATGA
- a CDS encoding response regulator transcription factor has protein sequence MTAGADPSVLVVDDHALVRSGIVGLLQAADCRVVGEAGDGHAAIDAAVALRPDVVLMDIRMPGLDGIAATEALVSRPDPPKVLILTTFDLDEYVYRALRAGASGFLLKDAPPERLIDAVRIVAQGETLLAPALTRRLIERYIQAPPPNAADPGPADLTPREREVWLCLAKGRSNLEIAQQLFLSEATVKAHVTRLLAKLGLRDRVQAVVAAYESGLIRPGEPT, from the coding sequence ATGACCGCCGGCGCCGACCCATCCGTGCTCGTCGTCGACGATCACGCCCTGGTGCGGTCGGGCATCGTCGGACTCCTCCAGGCGGCCGACTGCCGGGTGGTCGGCGAGGCCGGCGACGGCCACGCGGCGATCGATGCCGCGGTCGCGCTCCGGCCCGACGTGGTGCTCATGGACATCCGCATGCCCGGACTCGACGGCATCGCGGCGACCGAGGCCCTCGTCAGCCGTCCCGATCCGCCGAAGGTGCTCATCCTCACGACGTTCGATCTCGACGAGTACGTGTACCGCGCCCTCCGGGCGGGTGCGTCCGGGTTCCTGCTCAAGGATGCGCCGCCGGAGCGACTGATCGACGCGGTCCGCATCGTCGCGCAGGGCGAGACCCTGCTCGCACCCGCGCTCACACGGCGGCTCATCGAGCGCTACATCCAGGCCCCGCCGCCGAACGCGGCGGACCCCGGCCCCGCCGACCTCACCCCGCGCGAACGCGAGGTGTGGCTGTGCCTCGCGAAGGGCCGATCGAACCTCGAGATCGCACAGCAGCTGTTCCTGAGCGAGGCGACCGTCAAGGCGCACGTCACGCGACTGCTCGCCAAGCTCGGCCTCAGGGACCGGGTGCAGGCGGTGGTCGCCGCGTACGAATCAGGGTTGATCCGCCCGGGTGAGCCGACCTGA
- a CDS encoding DedA family protein: MTALVTATTDHGFTGLTGFAADVLTALGDIGVGVLVFVEVLIPPIPSEVILPFAGYLSQAGELNLVWLIVWSTLASLLGALVFYALGAWIGLERAIRWIAWTRLVSLSDLEAGARWFHKHGQWSVLVGRVVPGVRSLISLPAGADRMPLLIFCLFTAIGSGLWNGLLIGVGAALGTQHELLDEYLKYLDYVVYSAILIALAVLIIRRYREHRALTRRTAASDDAD; this comes from the coding sequence ATGACCGCCCTCGTCACCGCCACCACCGATCACGGATTCACCGGTCTCACCGGCTTCGCCGCCGACGTGCTCACCGCACTCGGTGACATCGGCGTCGGCGTGCTCGTGTTCGTCGAAGTGCTGATCCCACCGATCCCGAGCGAGGTGATCCTGCCGTTCGCGGGCTACCTCAGCCAGGCCGGGGAGCTGAACCTCGTGTGGCTCATCGTCTGGAGCACGCTGGCCTCGCTGCTCGGCGCGCTCGTCTTCTACGCGCTCGGGGCGTGGATCGGCCTCGAGCGAGCCATCCGCTGGATCGCCTGGACCAGGCTGGTGAGCCTCTCCGACCTCGAGGCCGGGGCGCGCTGGTTCCACAAGCACGGCCAGTGGTCGGTTCTGGTTGGGCGCGTGGTGCCGGGGGTGCGGAGCCTGATCTCGCTTCCGGCGGGCGCCGACCGCATGCCCCTCCTCATCTTCTGCCTCTTCACCGCGATCGGCTCGGGCCTGTGGAACGGGCTGCTGATCGGCGTGGGCGCCGCCCTGGGAACGCAGCACGAACTGCTCGACGAGTACCTGAAGTACCTCGACTACGTCGTCTACAGCGCCATCCTGATCGCGCTCGCCGTGCTCATCATCCGGCGCTACCGCGAACACCGTGCCCTCACGCGGCGCACCGCGGCGTCCGACGACGCCGACTGA
- a CDS encoding IclR family transcriptional regulator: MPGERSKVPAADQTLQILAHLAAQRGPVPAATIATALGLPRSSVYHLLAVLQERGFVVHLPEERRYGLGVAAFELSSGFSRQQPLTRLGRPLVAALVDRVGESGHLAVLHGRDVLYLVEERAPRRPSLVTDVGVRLPAHLTATGRAMLAALPPAQLRALYPDTPAFPERTGGDDGGEPWSYGRLKRLLQQVRADGRASEHGEVTPGLASIGAAVLDHVGWPAAAIAVTFPEDTARGAVDTIADEVREAAATLSRRIGAHA; the protein is encoded by the coding sequence ATGCCCGGCGAACGATCGAAGGTGCCTGCGGCCGACCAGACGCTGCAGATCCTCGCGCACCTCGCGGCGCAGCGCGGTCCCGTGCCGGCGGCCACCATCGCCACGGCGCTCGGCCTGCCGAGGTCGTCGGTCTACCACCTCCTCGCCGTGCTGCAGGAACGCGGTTTCGTCGTGCACCTCCCCGAGGAACGCCGGTACGGACTCGGCGTCGCGGCGTTCGAGCTCTCGAGCGGCTTCAGCCGTCAGCAACCGCTGACCCGGCTCGGCCGGCCGCTGGTGGCCGCGCTGGTCGACCGTGTCGGTGAGAGCGGGCATCTCGCGGTGCTGCACGGCCGGGACGTGCTGTACCTCGTGGAGGAGCGCGCCCCGCGCAGGCCCTCGCTGGTCACCGACGTCGGCGTGCGTCTGCCGGCGCATCTGACCGCGACCGGCCGGGCCATGCTCGCCGCGCTGCCACCGGCGCAGCTGCGCGCGCTGTACCCGGACACGCCCGCGTTTCCCGAGCGGACCGGCGGCGATGATGGGGGTGAACCGTGGTCGTACGGTCGGCTGAAGCGCCTGCTCCAGCAGGTGCGGGCCGATGGGCGCGCGAGCGAGCACGGCGAGGTCACCCCCGGGCTCGCGTCGATCGGCGCGGCCGTGCTCGACCATGTCGGCTGGCCGGCCGCGGCGATCGCCGTCACCTTTCCCGAGGACACCGCGCGCGGCGCAGTCGACACCATCGCCGATGAGGTGCGCGAGGCCGCTGCGACGCTCAGTCGGCGGATCGGTGCGCACGCCTGA
- the hutH gene encoding histidine ammonia-lyase, producing MRTLQSQVPAPVAVGVGPLTIDEVVAVARHGASVVLDTTALDAVAAARATIEALAEDPEPHYGISTGFGALATTFIGADRRGQLQASLIRSHAAGAGAEVEREVVRALMLLRLSTLMTGRTGVRRETAETYAAILNAGIVPVVREYGSLGCSGDLAPLAHCALAAMGEGEVRDASGALTDAATALDHAGIAPLRLAEKEGLALINGTDGMLGMLALAIHDLRALLNTADLAAAMSVEGLMGTDAVFAADLHELRPQRGQAVSAANMRRLLAGSPIVASHKGPECTRVQDAYSLRCAPQVHGAARDTVEHAASVAGAELASAIDNPVLTRDGRVESNGNFHGAPVAYVLDFLAIAVADVASMSERRTDRFLDPARNQGLPPFLAHEVGVDSGLMIAQYTAAGLVSELKRLAVPASVDSIPSSAMQEDHVSMGWAAARKLRRAIDGLTRVLAIELMTAARGLALRTPLSAGPATGVVASMVTDASGGGPGPDRFLAPEIEAVVELVRSDAVLAASATV from the coding sequence ATGCGAACGCTTCAGTCTCAGGTTCCGGCGCCCGTCGCCGTCGGCGTGGGCCCGCTCACGATCGACGAAGTCGTCGCAGTCGCCCGCCACGGAGCATCCGTCGTCCTCGACACGACCGCACTCGACGCGGTCGCCGCGGCTCGCGCGACCATCGAGGCGCTCGCCGAAGATCCCGAGCCGCACTACGGCATCTCGACCGGGTTCGGCGCGCTCGCCACGACCTTCATCGGCGCAGACCGCCGCGGCCAGCTGCAGGCGAGCCTCATCCGCTCGCACGCCGCCGGCGCCGGAGCCGAGGTCGAACGTGAGGTCGTGCGCGCCCTCATGCTCCTGCGGCTCTCGACCCTCATGACCGGCCGCACCGGGGTGCGGCGCGAGACCGCCGAGACCTACGCGGCGATCCTCAACGCCGGCATCGTGCCCGTCGTCCGCGAGTACGGCTCGCTCGGCTGCTCAGGCGACCTCGCCCCGCTCGCGCACTGCGCGCTCGCCGCCATGGGCGAGGGCGAGGTGCGGGACGCCTCCGGCGCGCTGACCGACGCGGCGACCGCCCTCGACCACGCGGGCATCGCGCCGTTGCGCCTCGCCGAGAAGGAGGGGCTCGCGCTCATCAACGGCACCGACGGCATGCTCGGCATGCTCGCCCTCGCGATCCACGACCTCCGGGCGTTGCTGAACACGGCGGACCTGGCCGCCGCGATGAGCGTCGAAGGCCTCATGGGCACCGACGCGGTGTTCGCGGCCGACCTGCACGAGCTCCGGCCGCAGCGCGGCCAGGCGGTCTCGGCGGCGAACATGCGGCGTCTGCTCGCCGGCTCGCCGATCGTCGCGAGCCACAAGGGCCCCGAATGCACGCGCGTGCAGGACGCCTACTCGCTGCGCTGCGCGCCGCAGGTGCACGGTGCGGCGCGCGACACGGTCGAGCACGCCGCATCCGTCGCCGGCGCCGAGCTCGCGAGCGCGATCGACAACCCGGTGCTCACGCGCGACGGCCGCGTCGAGTCCAACGGGAACTTCCACGGCGCGCCGGTCGCGTATGTGCTCGACTTCCTGGCGATCGCGGTCGCGGATGTCGCCTCGATGAGCGAGCGACGCACGGACCGGTTCCTCGACCCGGCGCGCAACCAGGGGTTGCCGCCTTTCCTCGCGCACGAGGTCGGCGTCGACTCGGGCCTCATGATCGCGCAGTACACGGCGGCTGGGCTCGTCTCCGAGCTGAAGCGCCTGGCCGTGCCGGCTTCGGTCGACTCGATCCCGTCGTCGGCGATGCAGGAGGACCATGTGTCGATGGGGTGGGCCGCTGCCCGGAAGCTCAGGCGCGCGATCGACGGGCTCACGCGGGTGCTCGCGATCGAGCTGATGACGGCCGCGCGCGGGCTCGCGCTCCGTACGCCGCTCAGCGCGGGCCCGGCGACCGGGGTGGTCGCGTCGATGGTGACGGATGCCTCGGGCGGCGGCCCCGGTCCCGACCGCTTCCTCGCGCCCGAGATCGAGGCCGTGGTCGAGCTGGTGCGTTCGGATGCCGTGCTCGCGGCATCCGCGACCGTCTGA